The Candidatus Nanopelagicales bacterium genome has a segment encoding these proteins:
- a CDS encoding DivIVA domain-containing protein — MTLVFVVLGIVLLAAIGLIAAGRLGQLDSPTRDRPPAGLLPADPTPSAVQGVRFTIAARGYRMDEVDSALRTLTAALANRDTRIAELEQGHRSTDGPQLFTPPVTAAGEGSP; from the coding sequence ATGACATTGGTCTTTGTTGTCCTCGGGATCGTTCTACTCGCTGCCATAGGACTGATCGCCGCAGGCCGACTTGGCCAGCTCGATTCGCCGACCCGTGATCGCCCGCCTGCCGGACTTCTGCCTGCTGATCCGACGCCGTCGGCTGTGCAGGGGGTGCGGTTCACCATTGCTGCTCGCGGCTATCGGATGGACGAGGTTGATTCCGCACTTCGGACATTGACCGCCGCATTGGCCAACCGCGACACGCGGATCGCCGAGCTTGAACAGGGACATCGATCGACCGACGGTCCGCAGCTGTTCACACCACCCGTTACCGCCGCCGGAGAGGGATCCCCATGA